From a region of the Thermus caldilimi genome:
- a CDS encoding integrase core domain-containing protein has translation MQLTSFGRAIGQGASQGTRLAEAGAGDPDVQERLRKVKLVKALRESKRSWEEIREFLGISRATYYRWERALREKGLAGLKPKSRRPRRLRGKVHWRPELLSRVEELRRENPTWGRWPIWLTLRQEGFRLGERTVGRILAYLEGRGRVERVACFLARRGRGKARGRPRRPYARGKPRGYEAQAPGDLVQVDTLIVSLGPGEVVRHFSAVDLFTRYALGEVHSRATARLAGEFLSRLVAQAPFPIRAVQVDGGSEFMAEFEETCRRLGVALFVLPPRSPKLNGHVERLQRTFREEFYTRALPTRVSELQAELNAYLDHYNRRRPHRALGGLAPLEFLAKIWGESVPQGVSNVVANYTPLT, from the coding sequence ATGCAGCTTACCTCGTTTGGCCGAGCGATAGGGCAAGGGGCTAGCCAAGGGACAAGACTGGCCGAAGCGGGGGCAGGCGACCCGGATGTCCAGGAACGCCTTCGCAAGGTGAAGTTGGTGAAAGCCCTGCGGGAGAGCAAGCGGAGCTGGGAAGAGATTCGGGAGTTTTTAGGCATCAGCCGGGCCACCTACTACCGTTGGGAAAGGGCTTTGAGGGAGAAGGGGCTAGCCGGACTCAAGCCCAAGTCCCGCCGCCCCCGGCGCCTGCGGGGAAAGGTGCACTGGAGGCCCGAGCTTCTTTCGCGGGTGGAGGAGCTGAGGAGGGAGAACCCCACCTGGGGGCGGTGGCCCATCTGGCTCACCTTGCGCCAGGAGGGCTTCCGGCTAGGGGAACGGACGGTGGGCCGGATTCTGGCCTATTTGGAGGGGAGGGGACGGGTGGAGAGGGTGGCCTGCTTTCTGGCCCGGAGGGGGAGAGGGAAGGCCAGGGGAAGACCTAGGAGACCCTACGCCCGGGGTAAGCCCCGGGGATACGAAGCTCAAGCCCCTGGGGACCTGGTACAGGTGGACACCTTGATAGTGAGCCTGGGACCGGGGGAGGTGGTGCGGCACTTTTCGGCGGTGGACCTCTTTACCCGCTATGCCCTGGGGGAGGTGCACAGCCGGGCCACGGCGAGGCTAGCGGGGGAGTTTCTGTCCCGACTGGTGGCCCAGGCGCCTTTCCCCATCCGGGCGGTACAGGTGGATGGGGGTAGCGAGTTCATGGCGGAGTTTGAGGAGACATGCCGACGTTTGGGGGTTGCTCTTTTCGTGCTGCCTCCCCGGAGCCCCAAGCTCAACGGGCACGTGGAGCGGTTGCAACGGACTTTTAGGGAGGAGTTTTATACCCGAGCTTTGCCCACGAGGGTGAGCGAACTACAGGCGGAGCTCAATGCCTACCTTGACCACTACAACCGCAGAAGGCCCCACAGGGCCTTGGGTGGCCTTGCTCCCTTGGAGTTCCTGGCTAAGATATGGGGGGAGTCGGTTCCCCAAGGTGTCTCAAATGTGGTGGCCAATTACACCCCCTTGACATAG
- the purM gene encoding phosphoribosylformylglycinamidine cyclo-ligase: protein MRYEEAGVHIEAKAEALKRAKEAIAATYTKEVLRGLGAFGGLFDAQALKGMHHPVLVATTDGVGTKTLLALQTGNVSGLGFDLVNHSVNDLLAQGALPLFFMDYLAASRLEEEVLSTLLTSLAEACKALGIPLLGGETAEMPGVYREGAWDMAGTLVGVVEREEILGPERVQEGDLLLALPSSGPHTNGYSLIRKVVEGLDLEAPVPELGESLKEALLRPHRAYLKEFLRLKEAGVRIHAIAHITGGGLPENLPRALPEGLGAEIRKGSWPIPPIFPYLQHLGNIPEEEMYRVFNMGLGLILVLPEKEAQRAPDLVESFRVGRVVAGSGVRLV from the coding sequence ATGCGTTACGAGGAAGCCGGGGTCCACATCGAGGCCAAAGCCGAGGCCCTGAAGCGGGCCAAGGAGGCCATCGCCGCCACCTATACGAAAGAGGTCCTTCGGGGGCTTGGGGCCTTCGGGGGGCTTTTTGACGCCCAAGCCCTAAAGGGAATGCACCATCCGGTTCTGGTGGCCACCACCGACGGGGTGGGCACCAAGACCCTCCTGGCCCTGCAGACGGGCAATGTGTCCGGGCTGGGCTTCGACCTGGTGAACCACTCCGTGAACGACCTCCTGGCCCAGGGAGCCCTGCCCCTCTTCTTCATGGACTACCTGGCGGCAAGCCGCCTGGAGGAGGAAGTGCTTTCCACGCTTCTCACCTCCCTGGCCGAGGCCTGCAAGGCCCTGGGCATTCCCCTTTTGGGCGGGGAAACCGCCGAGATGCCCGGGGTGTACCGGGAGGGGGCCTGGGACATGGCGGGTACCCTAGTGGGTGTGGTGGAGCGGGAGGAGATCCTGGGCCCGGAAAGGGTGCAGGAAGGGGATCTCCTCCTGGCCCTTCCCTCCTCCGGTCCCCACACCAACGGGTACTCCCTGATCCGGAAGGTGGTGGAGGGGCTGGACCTCGAGGCGCCCGTACCCGAGCTTGGGGAAAGCCTAAAAGAAGCCCTCCTCCGCCCCCACCGGGCTTACCTCAAGGAGTTCCTAAGGCTCAAGGAAGCTGGGGTGAGGATCCACGCCATCGCCCACATCACCGGAGGGGGCCTCCCGGAAAACCTGCCCCGGGCTCTTCCCGAGGGCCTGGGAGCGGAGATCCGAAAGGGAAGCTGGCCCATCCCCCCCATCTTCCCCTACCTGCAACACTTGGGAAACATACCGGAGGAGGAGATGTACCGGGTCTTCAACATGGGCCTTGGGCTTATCCTGGTCCTGCCGGAAAAGGAGGCCCAGAGGGCCCCGGACCTGGTGGAAAGCTTCAGAGTGGGACGGGTAGTGGCAGGCTCCGGGGTTCGGCTGGTATGA
- the gatB gene encoding Asp-tRNA(Asn)/Glu-tRNA(Gln) amidotransferase subunit GatB yields MYEAAIGLEVHLHLKTRTKAFCGCQADYFGAPPNTHTCPVCLGLPGALPVPNKKAVEFGLRLALALGSRIPERLVFHRKNYFYPDLPKNYQISQYDLPLGQGGSLPLGERTVRIKRLHLEEDAGKSLHLEDRTLLDLNRAGSPLIELVTEPDLRSPEEARLFLQRIQALVQTLGISEASPEEGKMRADVNVSVRRAGEPLGTKVEIKNLNSFKSVQRALEYEIRRQTEILRRGEKVKQATMGFEEGSGKTYPMRTKEEEADYRYFLEPDLPPVPISREWLEAIRQDLPELPWEKERRYQALGIKAQDAEVLAYTPSLARFLDQALALGQASPQALANWLLADVAGLLNERGLTLEQTRLVPEGLARLVALFERGEITSRVAKELLPEVLEGKDPEALVRERGLRVVADEGALRAVVAEVIAAMPEAAESVRQGKLKALDALLGQVMRRTKGQAKPDLVRRLLLEALGVG; encoded by the coding sequence ATGTATGAGGCGGCCATCGGCCTCGAGGTCCACCTGCACTTAAAGACCCGGACCAAGGCCTTCTGCGGGTGCCAGGCCGATTATTTCGGCGCCCCGCCCAACACCCATACCTGCCCCGTGTGCCTGGGGTTACCCGGGGCCCTGCCCGTGCCCAATAAGAAGGCGGTGGAGTTCGGGCTCAGGCTCGCCCTGGCCCTGGGCAGCCGGATTCCGGAGAGGCTGGTCTTCCATCGCAAGAACTACTTCTACCCCGATTTGCCCAAGAACTACCAGATCAGCCAGTATGACCTCCCCTTGGGCCAGGGAGGTAGCCTCCCCTTAGGGGAAAGGACCGTGCGCATCAAGCGCCTCCACCTGGAGGAGGATGCCGGGAAAAGCCTCCACCTGGAGGACCGCACCCTTCTGGACCTGAACCGGGCGGGAAGCCCCTTGATTGAGCTCGTCACCGAGCCCGATCTCAGAAGCCCCGAGGAAGCCCGGCTTTTCCTGCAGCGCATCCAGGCCCTGGTCCAGACCCTAGGCATCTCCGAGGCCAGCCCCGAGGAGGGGAAAATGAGGGCCGACGTGAACGTTTCCGTACGCCGCGCGGGGGAGCCTTTGGGCACCAAGGTGGAGATCAAAAACCTGAACTCCTTTAAGAGCGTGCAACGGGCCCTGGAGTACGAGATCCGCCGCCAAACCGAGATCCTGAGGCGGGGGGAGAAGGTCAAACAGGCCACCATGGGCTTTGAGGAGGGAAGCGGCAAAACCTACCCCATGCGCACCAAGGAGGAGGAGGCGGACTACCGCTATTTCCTCGAGCCCGACCTCCCCCCGGTGCCCATTTCCCGGGAGTGGCTCGAGGCCATCCGGCAAGACCTCCCTGAACTCCCTTGGGAAAAAGAAAGGCGCTACCAGGCCTTGGGGATCAAGGCCCAAGACGCCGAGGTCCTGGCCTACACCCCCTCCCTGGCCCGCTTCCTGGACCAGGCCCTCGCCCTCGGCCAAGCCTCCCCCCAGGCCCTGGCCAACTGGCTTCTGGCGGACGTGGCCGGGCTCCTGAACGAGCGGGGGCTTACCTTGGAGCAGACCCGCCTTGTCCCGGAAGGCCTCGCCCGCCTGGTGGCCCTCTTTGAGCGGGGGGAGATCACCAGCCGGGTAGCCAAGGAGCTTCTGCCCGAGGTGCTGGAGGGCAAGGATCCCGAGGCCCTGGTGCGGGAGCGGGGCCTAAGGGTGGTGGCCGACGAGGGAGCCCTGAGGGCCGTGGTGGCCGAGGTGATCGCCGCCATGCCCGAGGCGGCAGAGAGCGTGCGCCAGGGGAAGCTCAAAGCCCTGGACGCCCTTCTGGGCCAGGTGATGCGGAGGACCAAGGGCCAGGCCAAGCCCGATCTGGTGCGAAGGCTTCTCCTCGAGGCCCTTGGGGTAGGATGA
- a CDS encoding type IV pilus twitching motility protein PilT: MAKALDIVDLLTLAAERGASDLVITVGLPPMIKVDGEFHPTEYETLSPQDTRRLMYALMDEKQQRIFEEEKELDFSFSLPGKGRYRVNVFLQRGSVGGVLRVVPATIKGFEELGLPKNIAEIALSPRGLVLVTGPTGSGKSTTLASMIDYINERKPVHIVTIEDPIEFFHKHKKAIVNQREIGSDTHGFHKALRSVLRQAPDVILVGEMRDYETIAAAITAAETGHLVMGTLHTNSAPETIDRIIDVFPENQQEQVRVQLSNNLVAVLTQQLLPKAFGGGRVLAYELMIATPAVRALIREGKSHQLRSVIQTGGQYGMITMDACLADLYRRKLITYELGLSRAVDPKEFMRLAGVQEGSKRP, from the coding sequence ATGGCCAAAGCACTGGATATCGTGGATCTTCTGACCCTGGCGGCGGAGCGGGGGGCCAGCGACCTGGTGATCACCGTGGGCCTTCCCCCCATGATCAAGGTGGACGGGGAGTTCCACCCCACGGAGTACGAGACCCTCTCCCCCCAGGACACCCGCCGGCTGATGTACGCCCTCATGGACGAGAAGCAGCAGCGGATCTTTGAGGAGGAAAAGGAGCTGGACTTCTCCTTCAGCCTCCCGGGAAAAGGGCGCTACCGGGTGAACGTCTTCCTGCAACGGGGAAGCGTGGGAGGGGTCTTAAGGGTGGTGCCCGCCACCATCAAGGGCTTTGAGGAGCTGGGCCTGCCCAAGAACATCGCCGAGATCGCCCTAAGCCCCCGGGGCCTGGTCCTGGTCACGGGGCCCACCGGGTCGGGGAAGAGCACCACCTTAGCCTCCATGATCGACTACATCAACGAGCGCAAGCCGGTGCACATCGTGACCATCGAGGATCCCATAGAGTTCTTCCACAAGCACAAGAAGGCCATCGTCAACCAGCGGGAAATCGGCTCCGACACCCACGGCTTCCACAAGGCGCTTAGAAGCGTTCTCCGCCAGGCCCCAGACGTGATCCTGGTGGGGGAGATGCGGGACTACGAAACCATCGCCGCCGCCATCACCGCCGCGGAGACCGGGCACCTGGTCATGGGCACCCTGCACACCAACTCCGCCCCGGAGACCATCGACCGCATCATCGACGTCTTCCCGGAAAATCAGCAAGAGCAGGTGCGGGTGCAGCTTTCCAACAACCTGGTGGCCGTCCTCACCCAGCAGCTCCTGCCCAAGGCCTTCGGGGGCGGTCGGGTGCTGGCCTACGAGCTCATGATCGCCACCCCTGCGGTAAGGGCTTTGATCCGGGAGGGCAAGAGCCACCAGCTTAGGAGCGTCATCCAGACGGGCGGCCAGTACGGGATGATCACCATGGACGCCTGCCTGGCCGACCTCTACCGGCGCAAGCTCATCACCTACGAGCTGGGCCTCTCCCGGGCGGTGGACCCCAAGGAGTTCATGCGCCTGGCCGGGGTGCAGGAGGGGAGCAAGCGCCCTTAA